The stretch of DNA CGCCTACGCCAGGGCGATCCGGCGTATCGGCAACTATTTCGATTGCAGGATTGACAACCTCAACTCCGGCCAGTTGCTCGACTATTTCACGGAACTCCTGGACACGCATTCCTGGAGCGCGGTCAAGCTCGACCTCTACGGCCTGAAGTTCTTCTATTCCGGGGTACTGAACAAACCCTGGGAAGATATCCCCCTGATCAAGCCTCCCAAGACATCCAGAATCCCTGACATCCTGTCCGTCGAGCAGACGGGGCAACTATTTGCCGCAACCAAAACCTTGAGCTACAAGGTCTTCTTTTTTACCTGCTACAGCATGGGCCTGCGCCTTGGCGAAGGCATTCGACTCACAGTCGGCGACATCGACGCAGGCAACATGCGGGTCCATATTCGTGATGCCAAGGGTAACAAGGACCGGCTGGTGCCGCTGCCAGACAAGACCTTGCGGGTGCTGCGGGAGTTCTGGGCCATGCACAAGCATCCCCGGTTCCTCTTCCCCAGCAGGAAAAGAGGTCTGAAAAATGCCCACCTGGTTGATTTGCCCCTGGACAGGGGCGGCATTCAAACCACCATGCAGACCGTTGTCCGGCAACTCGGCATAAAAAAAAATCTCATGCCACTCCCTGCGTCACAGCTATGCCACCCACATGCTGGAGGCCGGGGTTGATCTGCTTGAGCTGCAGCAGATCCTTGGCCATGTCAGCATCCTGACCACCGCCAGATACACCCACCTGACCTCCACCACGGCCAACAATGCGAGACTGGCCGTCAATTCCCTGGTCAACTCCCTGGACATCAGATGGGGAGGGCGTAAATAATGCTGCTCTCCACGATCATCAACAAGTTCAGGGACAGCTTCTTCCGCACCTACAACAAAAATCTCCTGTCAGGCCACATCAAGGCTCTGGAGTCCATGGCCCGATGCAGATACGAGCATGGACCGCACATGCTGGCCCGTTGTTCGGACCACCGGTGCGGCGAACGGATCTATATTCCCCATTCCTGCGGCCACAGAAACTGCCCCCATTGCCAGAACCATGA from Desulfobulbaceae bacterium DB1 encodes:
- a CDS encoding recombinase; translation: MNTTMPQDSLFNKQYQKHLKCLKLGGLQPKTIDAYARAIRRIGNYFDCRIDNLNSGQLLDYFTELLDTHSWSAVKLDLYGLKFFYSGVLNKPWEDIPLIKPPKTSRIPDILSVEQTGQLFAATKTLSYKVFFFTCYSMGLRLGEGIRLTVGDIDAGNMRVHIRDAKGNKDRLVPLPDKTLRVLREFWAMHKHPRFLFPSRKRGLKNAHLVDLPLDRGGIQTTMQTVVRQLGIKKNLMPLPASQLCHPHAGGRG